One part of the Triplophysa rosa linkage group LG5, Trosa_1v2, whole genome shotgun sequence genome encodes these proteins:
- the si:dkey-127k13.1 gene encoding PWWP domain-containing DNA repair factor 3B isoform X2 → MSSSDDNVASHRRRNPHRTCRLIVEEPDKSHTPASVDKVSVLHSYKNKKTADLHPARSRGLRKTRNDKQKPQAVSRSACPESLPKSTLQVRCVNGHVSPTSHEPEPKNRPKPKYPAKTTKRSRKGRTKSDVEPCEKADVPTSDDVACFERLENSEPAAEWQKTGQTKRTCSTKVSPGLSTCAALTPQKQKISRHTKNDRSPSPHTPKRIHPRPLLSSTPNLKSLNRADSTCSPCHQDVTQSSPVKLSSPDVKPLRKCRTQRLLTAERPAGHKKRIVQERPGSSRTPKRSRKSESLLTESPQKEPSVETSPTSTTEDLDPSVSSDLSIELSLQEELQPFYHSLSLQEEDQDNEEEELPSFLQDNKKPSSISEGLCVWCKLRKYPYWPAVVKSVNHKIKKASIVFIDGYIIDQKRNKKGFSVSMRTLKPFNCEDYNLLVDIAKAKYGSALTWSLELISDYKIRIGCGSFVGSLIEYCAADISCPVRRKYTEGTSVLTFPSQEILSEQNHDFNNSEDIVLPEHDDLSKKVLPDRAKAARNRANVHLVDFIVNRRKVENRLLAVINGDESSQWMRALQKPTRQWVDVYLEDEEQVDKVYRYLNEVCDSSPHINTCLERIQADRISFILDVLLPEAIIHAIAGVHKLSLEKAEEKYRSGPCFSNRERQEFDMMIEQQMKLKEITLPRKEKV, encoded by the exons ATGAGTTCCTCAGATGACAACGTCGCTTCACATCGTCGAAGGAACCCTCACAGGACCTGTCGGCTCATTGTTGAAGAACCGGACAAATCCCACACACCTGCTTCAGTTGACAAAGTTTCCGTTTTGCAtagttacaaaaacaaaaagacgGCAGATTTGCATCCTGCCAGATCACGTGGGTTACGCAAAACCAGGAATGACAAGCAGAAGCCTCAAGCAGTCAGTCGAAGTGCCTGTCCTGAAAGTTTACCAAAGTCTACACTTCAAGTAAGATGCGTAAATGGACACGTGTCTCCAACTTCGCATGAACCCGAGCCGAAAAATCGCCCCAAACCCAAATACCCAGCAAAGACTACGAAAAGATCTCGCAAGGGAAGAACAAAATCAGATGTTGAACCTTGTGAGAAGGCTGACGTTCCCACTTCAGATGATGTAGCTTGTTTTGAAAGACTGGAAAATTCAGAACCCGCTGCAGAATGGCAAAAAACTGGCCAAACAAAACGGACATGTTCTACAAAAGTTTCTCCAGGACTTTCCACATGCGCTGCATTAACTCCTCAAAAGCAGAAAATCTCCCGTCACACTAAAAATGATCGTAGTCCCAGTCCACACACACCAAAACGGATCCATCCCCGTCCTCTTCTCAGCTCCACACCAAACCTCAAATCTCTAAATCGAGCAGACAGTACTTGCTCACCGTGTCATCAGGACGTCACGCAGTCGAGTCCCGTAAAG CTGTCTTCCCCAGACGTCAAGCCATTAAGAAAGTGCAGAACCCAGAGGCTCCTGACAGCGGAGAGGCCAGCGGGTCACAAGAAAAGAATTGTCCAGGAGCGTCCAGGTTCATCTCGCACACCAAAACGCAGCAGGAAGAGTGAAAGCTTGTTAACAGAATCTCCTCAGAAGGAGCCCTCGGTTGAGACGAGTCCTACCAGTACAACGGAGGATCTGG ATCCGAGCGTGTCCTCTGACCTCTCCATCGAGCTGAGCCTGCAGGAGGAGCTCCAGCCTTTCTATCACTCTCTGTCCCTGCAGGAGGAGGATCAGGATAACGAGGAGGAGGAGCTTCCCAGTTTCTTGCAGGACAACAAAA AGCCTTCGTCAATCTCGGAGGGGCTTTGTGTGTGGTGCAAACTGAGGAAATACCCCTACTGGCCGGCAGTG GTTAAAAGTGTCAATCACAAAATCAAAAAGGCCAGCATCGTCTTTATTGATGGCTACATAATTGACCAGAAGAGAAACAAAAAAGG gtTTTCTGTGTCAATGCGGACCCTAAAGCCCTTTAACTGTGAAGACTATAACTTACTTGTG GACATAGCAAAGGCAAAGTACGGCAGTGCCTTAACCTGGTCTCTGGAGCTGATATCGGACTATAAAATTCGAATTG GATGTGGCTCCTTCGTTGGTTCCCTTATAGAATACTGTGCTGCTGACATCA GTTGCCCAGTGAGGAGGAAATACACAGAGGGGACGTCTGTTCTGACCTTCCCCAGTCAAGAGATCCTAAGTGAACAGAATCACGATTTCAATAATTCTGAGGACATCGTTTTGCCAGAACACGATGATCTCTCAAAGAAAGTGCTGCCGGACCGTGCCAAAGCTGCGCGGAATCGCGCCAACGTCCACCTCGTTGACTTCATTGTCAATAGGCGAAAAGTCGAAAACCGCTTGCTg GCAGTAATTAACGGCGATGAATCATCTCAATGGATGCGAGCCCTCCAGAAGCCCACCCGCCAATGGGTCGACGTGTACCTGGAAGACGAGGAGCAGGTGGATAAAGTGTACCGTTACCTGAACGAGGTGTGTGACAGCTCTCCGCATATAAACACCTGTCTGGAGAGAATCCAGGCCGACCGGATcagttttattctggatgtgctTCTGCCTGAG GCAATTATCCACGCCATCGCTGGAGTCCACAAGCTGTCTCTGGAGAAAGCCGAGGAGAAATATCGCAGCGGGCCGTGCTTCAGTAACAG AGAAAGACAAGAGTTCGACATGATGATTGAACAACAGATGAAGCTCAAGGAAATCACACTGCCTCGAAAAGAAAAagtctaa
- the si:dkey-127k13.1 gene encoding PWWP domain-containing DNA repair factor 3B isoform X1 gives MSSSDDNVASHRRRNPHRTCRLIVEEPDKSHTPASVDKVSVLHSYKNKKTADLHPARSRGLRKTRNDKQKPQAVSRSACPESLPKSTLQVRCVNGHVSPTSHEPEPKNRPKPKYPAKTTKRSRKGRTKSDVEPCEKADVPTSDDVACFERLENSEPAAEWQKTGQTKRTCSTKVSPGLSTCAALTPQKQKISRHTKNDRSPSPHTPKRIHPRPLLSSTPNLKSLNRADSTCSPCHQDVTQSSPVKLSSPDVKPLRKCRTQRLLTAERPAGHKKRIVQERPGSSRTPKRSRKSESLLTESPQKEPSVETSPTSTTEDLADPSVSSDLSIELSLQEELQPFYHSLSLQEEDQDNEEEELPSFLQDNKKPSSISEGLCVWCKLRKYPYWPAVVKSVNHKIKKASIVFIDGYIIDQKRNKKGFSVSMRTLKPFNCEDYNLLVDIAKAKYGSALTWSLELISDYKIRIGCGSFVGSLIEYCAADISCPVRRKYTEGTSVLTFPSQEILSEQNHDFNNSEDIVLPEHDDLSKKVLPDRAKAARNRANVHLVDFIVNRRKVENRLLAVINGDESSQWMRALQKPTRQWVDVYLEDEEQVDKVYRYLNEVCDSSPHINTCLERIQADRISFILDVLLPEAIIHAIAGVHKLSLEKAEEKYRSGPCFSNRERQEFDMMIEQQMKLKEITLPRKEKV, from the exons ATGAGTTCCTCAGATGACAACGTCGCTTCACATCGTCGAAGGAACCCTCACAGGACCTGTCGGCTCATTGTTGAAGAACCGGACAAATCCCACACACCTGCTTCAGTTGACAAAGTTTCCGTTTTGCAtagttacaaaaacaaaaagacgGCAGATTTGCATCCTGCCAGATCACGTGGGTTACGCAAAACCAGGAATGACAAGCAGAAGCCTCAAGCAGTCAGTCGAAGTGCCTGTCCTGAAAGTTTACCAAAGTCTACACTTCAAGTAAGATGCGTAAATGGACACGTGTCTCCAACTTCGCATGAACCCGAGCCGAAAAATCGCCCCAAACCCAAATACCCAGCAAAGACTACGAAAAGATCTCGCAAGGGAAGAACAAAATCAGATGTTGAACCTTGTGAGAAGGCTGACGTTCCCACTTCAGATGATGTAGCTTGTTTTGAAAGACTGGAAAATTCAGAACCCGCTGCAGAATGGCAAAAAACTGGCCAAACAAAACGGACATGTTCTACAAAAGTTTCTCCAGGACTTTCCACATGCGCTGCATTAACTCCTCAAAAGCAGAAAATCTCCCGTCACACTAAAAATGATCGTAGTCCCAGTCCACACACACCAAAACGGATCCATCCCCGTCCTCTTCTCAGCTCCACACCAAACCTCAAATCTCTAAATCGAGCAGACAGTACTTGCTCACCGTGTCATCAGGACGTCACGCAGTCGAGTCCCGTAAAG CTGTCTTCCCCAGACGTCAAGCCATTAAGAAAGTGCAGAACCCAGAGGCTCCTGACAGCGGAGAGGCCAGCGGGTCACAAGAAAAGAATTGTCCAGGAGCGTCCAGGTTCATCTCGCACACCAAAACGCAGCAGGAAGAGTGAAAGCTTGTTAACAGAATCTCCTCAGAAGGAGCCCTCGGTTGAGACGAGTCCTACCAGTACAACGGAGGATCTGG CAGATCCGAGCGTGTCCTCTGACCTCTCCATCGAGCTGAGCCTGCAGGAGGAGCTCCAGCCTTTCTATCACTCTCTGTCCCTGCAGGAGGAGGATCAGGATAACGAGGAGGAGGAGCTTCCCAGTTTCTTGCAGGACAACAAAA AGCCTTCGTCAATCTCGGAGGGGCTTTGTGTGTGGTGCAAACTGAGGAAATACCCCTACTGGCCGGCAGTG GTTAAAAGTGTCAATCACAAAATCAAAAAGGCCAGCATCGTCTTTATTGATGGCTACATAATTGACCAGAAGAGAAACAAAAAAGG gtTTTCTGTGTCAATGCGGACCCTAAAGCCCTTTAACTGTGAAGACTATAACTTACTTGTG GACATAGCAAAGGCAAAGTACGGCAGTGCCTTAACCTGGTCTCTGGAGCTGATATCGGACTATAAAATTCGAATTG GATGTGGCTCCTTCGTTGGTTCCCTTATAGAATACTGTGCTGCTGACATCA GTTGCCCAGTGAGGAGGAAATACACAGAGGGGACGTCTGTTCTGACCTTCCCCAGTCAAGAGATCCTAAGTGAACAGAATCACGATTTCAATAATTCTGAGGACATCGTTTTGCCAGAACACGATGATCTCTCAAAGAAAGTGCTGCCGGACCGTGCCAAAGCTGCGCGGAATCGCGCCAACGTCCACCTCGTTGACTTCATTGTCAATAGGCGAAAAGTCGAAAACCGCTTGCTg GCAGTAATTAACGGCGATGAATCATCTCAATGGATGCGAGCCCTCCAGAAGCCCACCCGCCAATGGGTCGACGTGTACCTGGAAGACGAGGAGCAGGTGGATAAAGTGTACCGTTACCTGAACGAGGTGTGTGACAGCTCTCCGCATATAAACACCTGTCTGGAGAGAATCCAGGCCGACCGGATcagttttattctggatgtgctTCTGCCTGAG GCAATTATCCACGCCATCGCTGGAGTCCACAAGCTGTCTCTGGAGAAAGCCGAGGAGAAATATCGCAGCGGGCCGTGCTTCAGTAACAG AGAAAGACAAGAGTTCGACATGATGATTGAACAACAGATGAAGCTCAAGGAAATCACACTGCCTCGAAAAGAAAAagtctaa
- the LOC130553882 gene encoding uncharacterized protein LOC130553882 isoform X2 — protein sequence MMARSNSTQNTFKWILAVLTLWSMVALIIIVVWVTWPPKASIEQCQAEQQALIEKKEGAKVVKEKEQRVLNSTLKLSFENQTELQEELEIILESKREIHASLTESMQLQTILKQNVTALENKSILLENTHHRLSSELAQQQDLIETLWVNLSSEAHHLDSCEALRVAANSQQMAAESRRKACQATAIHLAKQRENC from the exons ATGATGGCCAGGTCCAACTCGACCCAAAACACCTTCAAATGGATTCTGGCCGTCCTCACGCTGTGGTCCATGGTGGCTCTGATCATCATCGTGGTGTGGGTCACCTGGCCCCCCAAGGCTAGCATTGAACAATGCCAAGCAGAACAACAGGCCTTAATTGAAAAGAAGGAAGGAGCCAAAGTGGTGAAAGAAAAAGAGCAGAGAGTCTTAAACTCGACGCTGAAGCTGAGCTTCGAGAACCAGACTGAACTCCAAGAGGAGCTGGAAATTATTCTGGAGAGCAAGAGAGAAATACATGCATCTCTAACTGAGAGCATGCAGCTACAA ACGATCTTAAAGCAAAATGTAACTGCTTTGGAAAATAAATCAATTCTGCTGGAGAATACACATCACAGACTTTCTTCCGAGCTGGCCCAACAGCAGG ATCTTATTGAGACACTGTGGGTGAATCTGAGCAGTGAAGCTCATCATTTGGATTCATGTGAAGCTTTGCGTGTTGCCGCGAACAGCCAGCAGATGGCAGCAGAGAGTCGGAGGAAAGCCTGTCAAGCCACAGCAATTCATCTGGCCAAACAACG AGAGAACTGCTAG
- the dapk3 gene encoding death-associated protein kinase 3, which translates to MAGFRQEDVELFYEMGEELGSGQFAIVRKCKEKSSGTEYAAKFIKKRRLSSSRRGVSREEIEREVNILREIQHTNIITLHDIFENKTDVILILELVSGGELFDFLAEKESLTEEEATQFLKQILDGVHYLHSKRIAHFDLKPENIMLLDKNVPNPRIKLIDFGIAHQIKDGNEFKNIFGTPEFVAPEIVNYEPLGLEADMWSIGVITYILLSGASPFLGETKQETLTNISAVNYDFDEEYFSNTSELAKDFIRRLLVKDPKKRMTITDSLQHPWIKVIKRRNVRRESENKPERRRLKTTRLKEYTIKSHSSMPPNNTYVNFERFSQVMEEIAVAEDGLRELEKNQRSCREDVAALLSIYEEKESWYKEENESIATDLNHIRQELQKAQTLRRQSQEEARAAMLSANALKRKFCRLENRFEVLAEQMGSEVRWVEELVRSISAENEARSTGMA; encoded by the exons ATGGCTGGCTTCAGACAGGAGGATGTGGAGCTTTTCTATGAAATGGGAGAGGAGTTAGGAAG TGGGCAGTTTGCCATCGtgcgtaaatgtaaagaaaagagCTCTGGAACAGAATACGCTGCCAAGTTTATCAAGAAGAGACGGCTGTCGTCCAGCCGACGGGGCGTGAGCCGAGAGGAGATCGAGCGAGAGGTGAACATCCTCCGAGAGATCCAGCACACCAACATCATCACCCTCCACGACATCTTTGAGAACAAGACGGATGTGATCCTCATCCTTGAGCTGGTGTCTGGAGGGGAACTCTTTGACTTCCTGGCTGAGAAGGAGTCGCTGACGGAGGAAGAGGCCACGCAGTTTCTCAAGCAGATCCTGGATGGAGTGCACTACCTCCACTCCAAACGCATCGCACACTTTGACTTGAAG CCTGAGAACATAATGCTGCTGGATAAGAACGTTCCAAACCCCAGAATCAAGCTGATAGATTTTGGAATTGCGCATCAGATTAAAGATGgaaatgaatttaaaaacatctttggAACACCTGAGTTTGTCG CGCCGGAAATTGTAAATTATGAGCCCCTTGGTTTAGAGGCAGACATGTG GAGCATTGGTGTTAtcacatatatact TTTGAGTGGCGCTTCTCCATTTCTTGGTGAGACCAAACAAGAAACGCTCACCAACATCTCGGCTGTCAACTACGACTTTGATGAAGAGTACTTCAGCAACACGAGCGAGCTTGCTAAGGACTTCATTCGCCGACTGCTGGTCAAGGATCCTAA GAAGAGAATGACCATTACTGACAGTCTCCAGCATCCCTGGATCAAG GTCATTAAGAGACGTAACGTGAGGCGAGAGAGCGAGAACAAGCCGGAGCGCAGACGTCTAAAGACCACGCGTCTGAAAGAGTACACCATTAAATCCCACTCCAGCATGCCTCCCAACAACACCTACGTCAACTTCGAGCGCTTCTCGCAGGTCATGGAGGAGATAGCCGTGGCCGAGGACGGCCTGCGAGAGCTTGAGAAGAACCAGCGCTCCTGCAGGGAAGACGTGGCCGCTCTGCTGTCCATCTACGAGGAGAAGGAGAGCTGGTACAAAGAGGAAAACGAGAGCATCGCCACAGATCTCAATCACATCAGACAGGAGCTGCAGAAAGCGCAAACCCTGCGCAGGCAGAGCCAAGAAGAGGCCCGCGCCGCCATGCTGTCGGCCAACGCCCTCAAACGCAAGTTCTGCCGGCTAGAGAACCGATTCGAGGTCCTGGCTGAGCAGATGGGCTCCGAGGTGCGCTGGGTGGAAGAGCTGGTGCGCTCCATTTCTGCTGAGAACGAGGCTCGCAGCACCGGCATGGCATGA
- the LOC130553882 gene encoding uncharacterized protein LOC130553882 isoform X1 codes for MMARSNSTQNTFKWILAVLTLWSMVALIIIVVWVTWPPKASIEQCQAEQQALIEKKEGAKVVKEKEQRVLNSTLKLSFENQTELQEELEIILESKREIHASLTESMQLQTILKQNVTALENKSILLENTHHRLSSELAQQQDLIETLWVNLSSEAHHLDSCEALRVAANSQQMAAESRRKACQATAIHLAKQRRVIKTQTCLTHDAYFTFICFFIQLQRELLDEGMRDQGFPNPELNRTELCSLLLNIS; via the exons ATGATGGCCAGGTCCAACTCGACCCAAAACACCTTCAAATGGATTCTGGCCGTCCTCACGCTGTGGTCCATGGTGGCTCTGATCATCATCGTGGTGTGGGTCACCTGGCCCCCCAAGGCTAGCATTGAACAATGCCAAGCAGAACAACAGGCCTTAATTGAAAAGAAGGAAGGAGCCAAAGTGGTGAAAGAAAAAGAGCAGAGAGTCTTAAACTCGACGCTGAAGCTGAGCTTCGAGAACCAGACTGAACTCCAAGAGGAGCTGGAAATTATTCTGGAGAGCAAGAGAGAAATACATGCATCTCTAACTGAGAGCATGCAGCTACAA ACGATCTTAAAGCAAAATGTAACTGCTTTGGAAAATAAATCAATTCTGCTGGAGAATACACATCACAGACTTTCTTCCGAGCTGGCCCAACAGCAGG ATCTTATTGAGACACTGTGGGTGAATCTGAGCAGTGAAGCTCATCATTTGGATTCATGTGAAGCTTTGCGTGTTGCCGCGAACAGCCAGCAGATGGCAGCAGAGAGTCGGAGGAAAGCCTGTCAAGCCACAGCAATTCATCTGGCCAAACAACGGCGAgtcattaaaacacaaacatgtctGACACATGATGcttattttacattcatttgcTTTTTTATCCAATTGCAGAGAGAACTGCTAGATGAAGGAATGAGGGACCAAGGATTTCCAAACCCTGAACTCAATAGGACAgaattgtgttctcttctcCTAAACATCAGTTAA